The Vigna unguiculata cultivar IT97K-499-35 chromosome 6, ASM411807v1, whole genome shotgun sequence genome contains a region encoding:
- the LOC114186642 gene encoding HVA22-like protein f, protein MGILGTMARHLDTILGPGVLLLYPLYASMRAIESPSTLDDQQWLTYWILYSFITLFELSCYKILAWFPLWPYMKLVFCLWLVLPMFNGAAYIYENYVRQYVRNIGSFYGNSKYHEDQKKVLQMMSFDARKAVERYIDTHGSEAFERVVKAADREARRH, encoded by the exons ATGGGCATCCTTGGAACAATGGCAAGACATTTGGACACAATATTGGG GCCTGGAGTGTTGCTCCTATATCCTTT ATACGCATCAATGAGGGCAATTGAGAGTCCTTCAACCTTGGATGATCAACAGTGGCTAACATATTGGATTTTATACTCCTTCATCACCCTCTTTGAGCTTTCATGCTACAAGATCCTAGCATG GTTTCCACTTTGGCCATACATGAAGCTGGTGTTTTGCCTCTGGCTGGTATTGCCAATGTTCAATGGAGCTGCTTACATATATGAGAACTATGTGAGGCAATATGTGAGGAACATAGGAAGCTTCTATGGAAATTCCAAGTATCATGAAGACCAAAAGAAAGTTCTTCAGATGATGAGTTTTGATGCAAGGAAAGCCGTTGAACGTTATATAGATACACATGGTTCTGAAGCCTTTGAGAGAGTAGTCAAAGCA GCTGATAGAGAAGCAAGGAGGCACTGA
- the LOC114186641 gene encoding 50S ribosomal protein HLP, mitochondrial-like, producing MAATFASRCSRVGRSLFGGLSNSSPGLLTTSHEITCNNLFTQQQRTFIQMRTVLKVVDNSGAKKVMCIQALKGKKGARLGDTIIASVKEAHPNGKVKKGKVVYGVVVRAAMQKGRCDGSEVKFDDNAVVLVDKQGQPIGTRVFGPVPHELRQKKHVKILTLAGHIA from the exons ATGGCTGCAACTTTTGCTTCCAGATGTTCTCGTG TTGGTCGTTCTCTGTTTGGTGGATTGAGCAACAGTTCCCCTGGTTTACTTACGACATCACATGAGATAACATGCAACAATTTGTTTACTCAG CAACAACGCACCTTCATACAGATGAGGACTGTTCTCAAGGTTGTGGATAACTCGGGGGCCAAAAAGGTGATGTGCATACAGGCACTGAAAGGGAAGAAAGGGGCAAGATTAGGTGACACAATAATAGCATCAGTGAAGGAAGCACATCCTAATGGAAAAGTGAAGAAAGGAAAGGTTGTATACGGGGTGGTTGTGCGTGCAGCAATGCAAAAGGGTCGTTGTGATGGCAGTGAGGTCAAGTTTGATGATAATGCTGTGGTGCTTGTTGACAAGCAAGGCCAACCTATTGGAACCAGAGTTTTTGGACCAGTGCCTCATGAGCTCAGACAAAAGAAACATGTCAAGATTCTTACCTTGGCAGGGCACATTgcataa